ATCAATAAGCATCACGTCATACCCTAAAAAACTCAAGATCAAGATATGAAAAACCCCTAAATCCGAAGAATGTACACAAAGGGGGAGAGTCAGAGAGAGACTAACGGAGACGGCGATTTCGATAGCTTCCTTCTGCATATCCTCTTTCATATCAGCACTCTTGATAACAGCTCGTTTCCCAACCGGTGGAGAAGCTTCGAGTTCCGGAAGACTAGATCTCCGATCATCTGAGATAGTTTGCGCCGGCGCACCTCCTCCGTTCAcgctcttcttccttctcccgtcactcatctttttctttttttcttcaatttcgtTCGTCGGTGAacctttttttgaaaatcagatttgctgaagaaggaagagaggaaAGCGTAAAGCACGGAGGCTATATAGTCTCACACTAGTAGTAGTCAGTACTTTCGTATAGTATTTTTCGTGTCGGAGTCAAGATACTGATGATAACTGCATAGATTGGAACTCATTGATACGACATCGTTTCTGAGCTAATTGGGTCCAACGGCCCAAATGTGTCGTGAACCTCGATAGTCGATACTCATATCTCAAGGCCCAAATTCAtggagattattattttttttttttttccttccaaaataattttattactaaacAGAGTTTGCATCAGAGTGTACAAATTGCCTTAAAAACTATGGACATGAATGATAGATTTCCCATGGTGAGGGATGTGTGACTactttttttgctaaaatatcAGCACAAGAATTGCTTTCCCGATGACGAAAAGAGAAGATCATTGAGTTGAAACTATGTCGCCACCCTCAGATAGTGTCCAAAAACCTTTTCAGTCGCGGATTGTTGCCATCTGCATTGAGTAGTCTTGGGATATTTATGTTGTCCCCTTCAAAAATTATCGACCGGTAGCCCAATCCCCAGCATGACTGAATTGCCCATACTAGGGCAGAGCATTCAGATTCTTCTATAGTCAGACGTCCTTGGAATTTACCCATACCGCAGTGTAGTACTTGGCCATTTGAATCTCGGATTATCCATCCTATTCCGGATTCTCTGTCACCTTCATGATGTGATGCATCATAATTACACTTTACCCACCCTGGTTGGGGTCTTGTCCATCCAGAGCGTCGCTGTCGAGTTCTCATATGGTCTGATGTGTTGGTCGTAGTTTCTGTATGAGTAATCCAATCCTTTGTGTCCGATGTTGCTTGGTTGATGAGAGTACTTTCACTTATTAACTTCTTGTTAAAAACAAGATCATTTCGACCTTTCCATATCCGCCATAATAGCCAGAATGGTTGAGATCGAAAGATTGCATCAATAGTCCTATCTTTATAGAGAGCAATAAGTGATAACAACTTCTCATCGACCGATCTGGTAGGGTCACATAGTTGAGAGATGGGATAACCGGCCTGTCGCCACACTCGGCTTGCGTATGGGCATGAAAACAGCATATGGTCTGTAGTCTCAAGTATAGAACAGCACCTTACACAGTATGGATTCACGTTGATGTTGCGTGTGAGTAAATTCTCACCCACTCCAATAGCCCTTGATGCCACTCGCCACAGAAAGTGTTTTAGCTTTGGTGTTATGTGCGTCTGCCAGATTCCAGTTGCCAATGCAGGTGAAGTTGCCAAAGGTGGTTGTGGTCTTTCTTGATCCATCCTTGAGTTCATCGGCAGCCAGTAGCCAGATTTGACTGTATAAGTGCCATCTTTGGTGTGGCTCCATAAGTAAGTATCAGGTGATGGTGTTGTAGGGAGAAATAGTTTGTAGATCAGATAACAATCTTACGGCAGGACCACTTCTTGTATTTTATCTTCATCTCATTGTTGAGTCAATGGATTAATAATATCTGCCACAAACAAGGTAGAGTCAGACATTGGTAGTACCCGTGGGGGCCGAGCAGGTATTGTTGGCATCCATGGGTATGAAACAAGGTTCGTAGTAGATCCATCGCCAATGCTTATTTGAATTCCCTTTGCCGTGAAAAAGCTTTCATCTCTGAAATATCTCGCTTTTAAGAGTCTGAATAGGAGACAGTGGGGTCTATTTATTAGTTTCCACACCTGATAAGCCAAAAGCGCTTGATTAAACATGTGTAGGTCTCGAAAGCCTAGACCTCCATTCCTTTTAGACACAACCATCTTCTTCCAAGCTACCCAGGAAACTTTACGTTTGTCTTTTGTTGTACCCCACCAAAATCGAGCCAGCATGCTATCTATTTCTGAACAAATCTCCATTGGAAGTTGGAAACAATTCATAGAGAAAACAGGCATCACATAAGCTACTGCCTTGATTAGAGTTTCTTTTCCCGCTGCTGTTAAGAATTTAGTATGCCAGCTCTCTGTTCTTTGCTGAACCTTATCTTGAATGTCATGGAGATTAACTTTGGTTtagcataacacaaaatatatacgtgaaatttttgtttagtattaattattgttttatatttatgatacaactttattaattaaatttttagttttatctttcatttgaaatttataaaatatttataacaaatgaaatattgtattagcaaaaaaataaaatagaaaattaaattgttttcttaaaacatgtaaaattacCTCGAATATAAATGGAAGaggtataaaaatataaacaatattgTAGCTCCAATAAGTGATGTTAATAAGATCAATTTAACTTCACAAATAAGTTAAAATTTCTCAACAGGTTCAAGATTCATATAGGACTATAAAAGAGGTAAGGCAATACGGTCACacgatatataaaaatatatccaaaattaaataatatatatatatactaaaatatcaaaccaaataaaacctcacatatttaaaatataaataaatttttaatttttttttgtgattatgcacctaatttaataaatgtgaaagGAGTTACAGACAGTTAAGCATACATGTGTGTTGATCATATCTTCTTGAACACACCATAACATCCATAATAGTATATTTCTCATGTTCAACTTTCTTGCATTTTTTCGGGTTTTTAATAGTTTGCTCGATTATTTGGCAcgtaatattaaaattaaggTATTCGTGTCCTTTGTATTTATTCTTCTTCGCTTAACTAGATCTTTTGAATTTCTACTAAATtaatcacattaaaaaaaataatttatgataaCTATAGACTACATTATATAAGTTGTCTATGTGAATTAAATTGTAAGTAGATAGTACTTCAATTTTTTCAATCCTacttaaaaattcaaaattatatcaTTAGATTAATACCTATTTATGGTTTTTTAcatatgaatatatttattatggaaattcaataaaatttattgcctgacaattttataaaataatatgagaatTTTAAGTGTGAAATAAGTTAGAAAAATAGGAAAGAAACAgtttttccaaaatatatatatatatatatatatataaatataggaAAGAAACAAATGTGTATtggtcatattttttttttgtctttgcaAGTGTTTCTTAACATAAACTTTTTAAaccattataaaaaatataacttcAATAACATTTTATTGTTACTGAAACATCTAAGGCATTTTacaaaaattctttttattattaatattacatATTTGTTGTTTATAAATGTTAAGGTTCAAAAATAAGTGAACTCTAAACGCTaatttaagataaattattGTTTCATATTAAATGTCAAATTTAGTCTCAAATCTGGGAAAGTGTGGAACCAAAACTCTAAACgctaatttaaaattatatcccactaattaaaattggaaaaaatgtcaaaaaaatcatgaactttcaaatttgggaagaaaaaagcatgaactttcaaaatgtcatttaaatccCAAATTTTCTGTTaacttttcaataaaatatgCAAGTTTCATTTACCCGGCCATTTAAGGCATTATGCTAAATATCCTTTAAAATCACAACTTCTCCGGTAAATTAGACCATCGCCTTCTCCGTCGGACAAAGAGGAAGTTCCAACGTTGCAGAGAACCAGCTAACCGTATCAGTAAATCGAGAAATGGTTTAGTGTTTTTGATTTAAAGATTTTGAGTAACAATATCACTTTATGCGTTTCTTTACTGGTTAACTAAACAATGTAGCTCAGTTGGATATGACTACATGGAAAACTTTTTTAAGGTAACGGGTTCgaataccaatttttttttaaggtttattttttttgaaatgatgtCGTTTTACTGTTAACGGAAGTTAGCTCCGCTATTGTGATTTTAACAGACATTTAACGTAATGACTTAAATGACCGGGTCAATGAAATTTAGCTATTTTATTGAAAAGTCAACGGAAAGTTTAAGACTTAAATAACATTTCGAAAGTTCATGCTTTTttcttcccaaatttgaaaattcgtGATTTTTcgacatttttcccaattttaATTGTACAATATTATTACATATACCGGAGGGAAATCTATATTCCACTAACcttattttttataacatgaaaaaaaaaaaaaagaaaaatcctatAATTTCTTTTACCCCAACTCattaaattgtgtgtttctTGTCATTCATCCAATAGCAATTGTCCAATAGTAATTAACCACCATTCACAGCAATATacttatatagtatatacacaGTTGCATACTTGGATACATTATAGTGGCCCATTATAGtgtgaacaaataaataaaacattataaaacccaaaagtcACGTTTCCCCGAATTAAGTAAGAAGCCTCCTCCCCTTCCccatctctctctgtctctctgtctctctttctcaaaattATTTCTCCAAAAATGGCAGAGCCAAGTTTTTATATTGGAGTCATAGGTAACACCTTCTTTGCACGTATCCTTATAATATCTCTACTACGTACACATCTTCACGATCGTGTATGATGATGTAAACATATATGTGTGTCGGTAACCTCGTATCTTATGATTTGGTGTTTGAACGACGCAGGAAATGTAATCTCCGTTCTCGTCTTCCTATCACCAGTGTGAgctcactctctttctctcttttaatttttgtaacaaGTAACAAAACTGAGTCATATactctatagtttttttttatcatcgaTCGGtccaaaattaatatacaaaatcatcaGGGAGACGTTTTGGAAAATAGTAAAGCGGAGATCGACGGAGGAGTACAAAAGCTTGCCATATATTTGCACGTTGCTAGGATCGTCTTTATGGACATATTACGGCATCGTTACTCCCGGAGAGTATCTTGTTTCCACCGTCAATGGATTTGGTGCTTTTGTTGAAACCATCTACGtttcactttttctcttttatgcCCCTCGACATCTCAaggtttttttcattttttttgtttttatatatgtgtatgatCTTTAGTGTTTCTTATATGATAGCTGGctaaaatcttcattttatttgATGCATTTTTATTCAGATTTGGATCTGATTATCAGATTTCTATGTCGCATTTTAAATTGATTAATGTTTTTCTCCCTAAAGTCAAgttgattaaaatatttgatcCACTTGTTATAAGACATATACAATAGGGAGTCTAGGATGACTTGtaaagtaaaattttccaaTATATTTCAACATTTTACAAAGTGTTTTGGTTCGTATGAttgaaactttatatatttttatgctcAAACTGAtatgttacttttgttttctcttttgacaGTTGAACACAATAATAGTGGTAGCGATGTTGAACGTATTCTTCCCAATCGTAGCGATTGTAGCAACGAGAAGTGCGTTTGAAGATGAGAAGATGCGTTCTCAATCGATAGGTTTCATATCTGCTGGTCTAAACATTATAATGTATGGTTCTCCTCTTTCTGCTATGGTAAGTTCATTCCTTAATCTTAATTTCTTCCACCTATCTGTCAATTTCATTGCGTTTAGTAGCGTTTAGGTACTTTTTATATCACCCACGTTTTGAAATTATGATATCATCGTCCATATCCCACTTGGTCCTTTTTGAAATTgcataaattattaattgttttttttcttttcctgtgGCTGTCCATAATCAAAAGTGACCCACCTGGTCTGAAGACTAAATTTTTGCATTAAAAcataatgattttaattaatttagttttgttttttagttagtGGAGTT
The sequence above is a segment of the Camelina sativa cultivar DH55 chromosome 10, Cs, whole genome shotgun sequence genome. Coding sequences within it:
- the LOC104718802 gene encoding bidirectional sugar transporter SWEET17, coding for MAEPSFYIGVIGNVISVLVFLSPVETFWKIVKRRSTEEYKSLPYICTLLGSSLWTYYGIVTPGEYLVSTVNGFGAFVETIYVSLFLFYAPRHLKLNTIIVVAMLNVFFPIVAIVATRSAFEDEKMRSQSIGFISAGLNIIMYGSPLSAMKTVVTTKSVKYMPFWLSFFLFLNGAIWAVYASLQHDVFLLVPNGVGFVFGTMQLILYGIYRNAKPVGLSNGGSEIAQDEEEGLTSSVVPLLS
- the LOC104718801 gene encoding dynein light chain 1, cytoplasmic is translated as MSDGRRKKSVNGGGAPAQTISDDRRSSLPELEASPPVGKRAVIKSADMKEDMQKEAIEIAVSAFEKYSVEKDIAENIKKEFDKKHGATWHCIVGRNFGSYVTHETNHFVYFYLDQKAVLLFKSG